The Micromonospora sp. WMMD961 genome has a segment encoding these proteins:
- the nuoH gene encoding NADH-quinone oxidoreductase subunit NuoH has translation MSPLLAQDPTLADFGRDPWWLVLGKIVFAFAFGLLATLLGVWFERRVVGYMQVRPGPNQVGPFGLLQTLADGLKMAFKEDILPKAADKVVYFFAPTISVICAVTALSVIPFGPMVSILGHHTPLQVTDVPVAVLLLLACSSMGVYGIVLGGWASGSTYPLLGGLRSSAQMISYEVAMGLSIVAVFMTAGTMSTSGIVAAQGDATRLTIFGTEIPAPGWYAILLLPSFIIFFIATVGETNRAPFDLPEAESELVAGFMTEYSSLKFALFMLSEYVAMVTMSAVTTTLFLGGWRAPWPITLWEGANSGWWPMLWFFGKVIALVFVFVWLRGTLPRLRYDQFMRLGWKVLLPINLVWILVLSGLRSIEDWDTRGKVIAVSIPAGILLIATLFWPSRKPQPKPTTQEQVDNRPYGSFPLPPMDLQVPPSPRITRVVAEREPANIVAGSDSREV, from the coding sequence GTGAGTCCCCTCCTCGCCCAGGACCCGACGCTGGCCGACTTCGGCCGGGATCCGTGGTGGCTGGTCCTCGGCAAGATCGTCTTTGCGTTCGCGTTCGGCCTGCTGGCCACCCTGCTCGGTGTCTGGTTCGAGCGGCGCGTCGTGGGCTACATGCAGGTGCGGCCGGGCCCCAACCAGGTCGGCCCGTTCGGCCTGCTGCAGACGCTCGCCGACGGTCTGAAGATGGCCTTCAAGGAGGACATCCTCCCGAAGGCAGCCGACAAGGTCGTCTACTTCTTCGCCCCGACCATCTCGGTGATCTGCGCGGTCACCGCCCTGTCGGTGATCCCGTTCGGGCCGATGGTGAGCATCCTCGGCCACCACACGCCGTTGCAGGTCACCGACGTGCCGGTGGCGGTGCTGCTGCTGCTCGCCTGCTCGTCGATGGGCGTCTACGGCATCGTGTTGGGCGGTTGGGCCTCCGGCTCGACGTACCCGCTGCTCGGCGGTCTGCGGTCGAGCGCCCAAATGATCTCCTACGAGGTCGCCATGGGGCTCTCCATCGTGGCGGTCTTCATGACCGCCGGCACGATGAGCACCAGCGGGATCGTCGCCGCCCAGGGCGACGCCACGCGGCTGACCATCTTCGGCACCGAGATCCCCGCGCCGGGCTGGTACGCGATCCTCCTGCTGCCCAGCTTCATCATCTTCTTCATCGCCACCGTGGGTGAGACCAACCGGGCGCCGTTCGACCTCCCCGAGGCCGAGTCCGAGCTGGTCGCCGGCTTCATGACGGAATACAGCTCGCTGAAGTTCGCGCTCTTCATGCTCAGCGAGTACGTCGCGATGGTGACCATGTCCGCGGTCACCACCACGCTGTTCCTCGGAGGTTGGCGGGCACCCTGGCCGATCACCCTCTGGGAGGGCGCCAACTCCGGTTGGTGGCCGATGCTCTGGTTCTTCGGCAAGGTGATCGCGCTGGTCTTCGTGTTCGTGTGGCTGCGCGGCACGCTGCCCCGGCTGCGCTACGACCAGTTCATGCGCCTCGGGTGGAAGGTGCTGCTGCCGATCAACCTGGTCTGGATCCTGGTCCTGTCGGGCCTGCGCTCCATCGAGGACTGGGACACGCGCGGCAAGGTCATCGCCGTCAGCATCCCGGCCGGCATCCTGCTGATCGCCACGCTCTTCTGGCCAAGCCGCAAGCCGCAGCCGAAACCGACGACCCAGGAACAGGTCGACAACCGGCCGTACGGGAGTTTCCCGCTGCCGCCGATGGATCTACAGGTACCACCGAGCCCGCGTATCACGCGCGTGGTCGCCGAGCGGGAGCCGGCCAACATCGTCGCCGGCTCGGACTCCAGGGAGGTGTGA